A single region of the Nicotiana sylvestris chromosome 6, ASM39365v2, whole genome shotgun sequence genome encodes:
- the LOC138870739 gene encoding uncharacterized protein: protein MDALREMPGYAKIMKDLMSREFDFQDLSTLTRTQTSSAVVTRAMAQKLSDLGSFTIPCTIGSYAFAKTLCDLGASINLMPLAIYTKLGIGKARPTLMLLQLADRTIKRPTGILDDVLVQVGKFVFPANFVILDFQVDEEIPIILGRAFLATARALIDCETGQLKMRLDNEEVILNVQQSMRRPSEYANCSLVEAVDVILYEEDETLNAKDPSGACLTNLEEMDGEGLVEWDMVEKLLQVLQECKTTIGWTMADIKGISPAFCMHKIHLEEGHKPSREHQRKLNPNLKEVIKKEVIKWLDASIIFPISYNNWEIKHSHPKGPFPLSLHLPDAGHRMQFGLCNAPATFQRCMLAFFTNMVEDIMEVFMDDFSMVGDSFKDCLHNLKRVLNRCVETNLVLNWEKCHFMVQQGIVLEHRMLEFEELKKSLVTALIIVGPHWEQPLEVMCDAGDYTIGAVLGQRKEKTMHPIYYASRTLSGTQLNCTVTEKEMLAVAFAFDKFWSYLACHASPYGGHFGGIRTAAKVKSCDKCPRMSNISRLHEMPITTIQEVEVFDMWGIDFMGPFVSYGNKYILVAVDYVSKWVEKVSLPTNDAKGVTNIISRRLSKFSNTGSSEVASSSRRGVREAHPPALVNEEEERIDPDADEVPAWKYGIRDVPALAGHWF, encoded by the exons ATGGATGCTTTGAGGGAAATGCCAGGCTATGCAAAGATAATGAAGGACCTGATGTCACGGGAATTTGACTTTCAGGACCTGTCCACATTAACTCGAACACAGACAAGCAGCGCGGTAGTGACAAGAGCCATGGCTCAAAAGTTGTCTGATCTAGGTAGCTTTACTATTCCGTGTACTATTGGGAGTTATGCTTTTGCAAAAACATTGTGTGACTTAGGAGCTAGCATAAACTTGATGCCTTTGGCAATATATACAAAACTGGGCATTGGAAAAGCCAGACCGACTTTGATGTTGTTGCAACTAGCTGACCGCACAATTAAAAGACCAACGGGGATTCTTGATGATGTGCTGGTACAAGTGGGAAAGTTTGTATTCCCTGCAAACTTTGTCATTCTGGACTTCCAGGTAGATGAGGAGATACCTATCATTCTTGGGAGGGCATTCTTAGCCACTGCGAGAGCATTaattgattgtgaaactgggCAATTAAAAATGAGGTTGGACAATGAAGAAGTAATATTGAACGTTCAACAATCTATGAGGAGACCCAGTGAATATGCAAATTGCTCATTAGTGGAAGCTGTGGATGTGATACTGTATGAAGAAGATGAGACCCTGAATGCCAAAGATCCATCGGGAGCTTGCTTGACAAATTTAGAGGAGATGGATGGTGAAGGGTTGGTAGAGTGGGACATG GTAGAAAAATTACTGCAGGTGTTGCAAGAATGCAAAACTACTATTGGTTGGACtatggcagacataaagggtatcagcccagccttttgcatgcacaagattcatctggaagaagggcacaaaccttccagggaacatcaACGAAAGCTGAACCCAAACTTGAAAGAGGTAATAAAAAAGGAGGTAATCAAGTGGCTGGATGCGAGCATCATATTTCCCATCTCTTACAACAATTGG GAAATTAAACACAGCCATCCGAAAGGACCATTTCCCCTTTCCCTTCATTTACCAGATGCTGGACAT AGAATGCAATTTGGACTTTGTAATGCACCGGCCACATTCCAGCGGTGTATGTTAGCCTTTTTCACCAACATGGTCGAAGACATTATGGAGgtgtttatggatgatttctccatGGTAGGTGATTCATTCAAAGATTGTCTTCACAACCTTAAAAGAGTGCTCAACCgatgtgtggagacaaatttggtgctgaactgggagaagtgccattttatggtgcAACAAGGCATAGTGTTGGAGCATAGAAT GTTAGAATTTGAGGAGCTAAAGAAGAGTTTGGTGACTGCACTCATCATTGTTGGACCCCACTGGGAGCAACCATTGGAGGTGATGTGTGACGCCGGTGATTACACTATAGGAGCAGTTTTGGGGCAGCGTAAGGAGAAAACTATGCACCCAATTTACTATGCAAGCCGGACGCTTAGTGGTACACAGCTGAACTGCACAGTCACGGAAAAGGAAATGCTCGCTGTAGCATTTGCCTTCGACAAATTCTGGTCATACCTG GCTTGCcatgcttcaccatatggtggacactttggaggaattCGGACAGCAGCAAAG GTTAAAAGCTGTGATAAATGTCCAAGGATGAGCAACATATCCCGTCTTCATGAGATGCCAATAACCACAATCCAAGAGGTAGAAGTGTTTGACATGTGGGGGATCGACTTCATGGGGCCTTTCGTCAGCTATGGTAACAAGTATATACTGGTTGCTGTtgactatgtctccaagtgggtcgaaAAAGTTTCTCTCCCAACTAATGATGCAAAAGGGGTGACCA ATATAATATCTCGCCGCTTGAGCAAATTCTCTAACACTGGTTCTTCTGAGGTTGCTTCTAGTAGCCGTCGTGGTGTGAGAGAGGCACATCCCCCTGCCCTAGTCAATGAGGAAGAGGAGCGCATTGACCCTGATGCGGATGAGGTGCCAGCATGGAAATATGGTATACGGGATGTCCCCGCCCTTGCTGGACACTGGTTTTAG